The Bacillota bacterium genome contains a region encoding:
- a CDS encoding tRNA-dihydrouridine synthase yields EKICEAIAKCKPVAVEEDCKIVASVAGQSEEETARIARAAQESGADAIEINMVCPATGPHLGPEYERLGKYWSETPDRAVSVISEVKKNVTVPVWAKCTLERLVNPDFLHEVDSGARPDAYSFIGGRTPCLVIDVETGKPKFPGNTLLRFEKGLPVVPMVTGPVKTSTVLHAAYLAKLTKTPLICSGGLSRGYDVIEALMAGAAAAGISTAVYRKRDVSLEILREIEEFMNRRGIDDLGSVVGCALQHIPGPPLLKVPGV; encoded by the coding sequence TGAGAAGATCTGCGAGGCCATTGCGAAGTGCAAACCTGTAGCTGTTGAGGAAGACTGCAAGATTGTCGCAAGTGTGGCAGGGCAATCCGAAGAAGAGACGGCCCGGATCGCGCGGGCGGCCCAGGAATCCGGAGCGGATGCGATAGAGATCAACATGGTGTGCCCGGCCACCGGACCTCATCTGGGGCCTGAGTACGAAAGGCTAGGGAAGTACTGGTCTGAAACGCCTGACCGTGCAGTCTCTGTCATCTCCGAAGTGAAGAAGAACGTGACTGTGCCGGTTTGGGCCAAGTGCACTCTGGAGAGACTCGTGAACCCCGACTTTCTGCACGAAGTCGACTCAGGCGCCCGGCCAGACGCGTACTCGTTCATCGGCGGGCGCACGCCGTGTCTGGTCATAGATGTCGAAACCGGAAAGCCCAAGTTCCCTGGGAACACCCTTCTCCGGTTCGAGAAAGGTCTTCCGGTGGTTCCCATGGTGACCGGCCCGGTCAAGACGTCGACAGTACTGCATGCCGCTTACCTGGCGAAGCTCACCAAGACCCCTCTCATCTGCTCCGGCGGTCTCTCGAGAGGCTACGATGTCATAGAAGCCCTGATGGCCGGGGCGGCCGCCGCTGGCATATCCACCGCGGTGTATCGGAAGAGGGATGTGTCTTTGGAGATTCTTCGGGAGATCGAAGAGTTCATGAACCGTAGGGGCATTGATGACCTTGGGTCGGTGGTCGGATGCGCGCTGCAACACATACCGGGCCCGCCCCTGCTAAAAGTACCTGGAGTATGA
- a CDS encoding class II aldolase/adducin family protein yields the protein MFEGLQETALKSELVQAIRVLANGGILTLMVGHASVRMGDKALILGHAHKSGKTLNQVTEDDIVSIDLDGSLVEGRLAPPGERFIHSEIYRARPDVGAVVHAHPLASLPFGVAGVDVIPVFARAVPLGPRVPVLDYPGQIDTGDKGKMVAQALGSGKALLLRGHGTVVVGDTLEEACVNSFMLEMNAEVQFRATLLGQVKAVTPEEAGVSQNARGYKPTSAWSYFVDKYA from the coding sequence GTGTTCGAAGGCCTGCAGGAGACTGCTCTCAAGTCTGAACTGGTCCAGGCCATCAGAGTGCTGGCCAACGGCGGCATTCTGACACTCATGGTCGGGCATGCGAGCGTCAGAATGGGGGACAAAGCTTTGATCCTCGGGCATGCCCACAAGTCCGGGAAGACCCTGAACCAGGTGACTGAGGATGACATTGTTTCCATCGACCTCGATGGCAGTCTCGTGGAGGGAAGACTCGCCCCGCCCGGTGAACGGTTCATCCATTCTGAAATCTATCGCGCCCGGCCCGACGTGGGTGCCGTAGTCCACGCGCACCCTTTGGCTTCGCTCCCGTTCGGCGTAGCCGGCGTCGACGTAATCCCGGTGTTCGCCCGGGCGGTACCCCTCGGGCCGAGAGTCCCAGTGCTAGATTATCCAGGTCAAATTGACACCGGAGACAAGGGAAAGATGGTTGCACAGGCCTTGGGTTCCGGCAAGGCCCTCCTGCTCAGGGGACACGGCACGGTCGTCGTCGGAGATACATTGGAGGAGGCATGCGTAAACTCATTCATGCTAGAGATGAACGCTGAGGTGCAGTTCCGAGCGACCCTACTCGGTCAAGTGAAAGCCGTCACCCCTGAAGAGGCGGGAGTTTCTCAGAATGCCAGAGGCTACAAGCCAACGAGCGCGTGGTCCTATTTCGTGGACAAATACGCGTGA
- a CDS encoding UbiD family decarboxylase: MPKNLRTYVADLKAAGEKAFLATQQPVDAKFGLTAVLQKLEQQGRYPAVLFQRVVGSKMPVLANVFASRAGLAMALGVPPSALNSRLRELDAAAIPPKRVEAPPCQEVVLKSPRASLSVLPQIWHNSGDGGPYITGGCAVTAHPDTGVTNLGIYRLMIKDDKRMTVHLSETSHAGILLEEYARLGRPMPIAIAIGHHPAFYLAAVSLGPYGADEYSLAGGYLGEPVTVARAVESGLEVPAESEILVEGEIVPGELDHEGPFGEFTGTYGQVLTNPVITVKAITMRRDPIFLDIFSGHADHQVLAGTPRLSWVFRAARAACPTLSEVYMPPSGCCRFFCFVSIDKRFEGEPKNVAMAVFAADSCARYVVVVDEDVDVFDEEAVMRAIATNVRVPADTFLVERTKGSPLDPTAQDGLLVSKLGIDATRKKSASRKTVSVEEARAVDLDTVFGPAWRDGHCCV; the protein is encoded by the coding sequence ATGCCCAAGAACCTGAGAACCTACGTTGCTGACCTCAAGGCCGCGGGTGAGAAAGCCTTTCTCGCCACGCAGCAGCCTGTTGATGCAAAGTTCGGTCTCACCGCCGTCCTCCAGAAGCTGGAGCAGCAGGGGCGGTACCCAGCCGTCCTCTTCCAGAGAGTGGTCGGCAGCAAGATGCCTGTGCTGGCGAACGTGTTTGCGTCTCGAGCGGGACTTGCCATGGCGCTCGGGGTCCCTCCTTCCGCGCTCAACTCCCGCCTGCGCGAGCTTGACGCTGCCGCCATCCCGCCCAAACGAGTCGAAGCCCCCCCGTGCCAAGAGGTAGTGCTCAAGAGTCCCCGCGCGTCCCTCTCCGTCCTTCCGCAGATATGGCACAACTCGGGCGACGGCGGCCCGTACATCACCGGTGGGTGCGCCGTGACCGCCCATCCGGACACCGGGGTGACCAACCTTGGAATCTACCGGTTGATGATCAAGGATGACAAGCGCATGACGGTGCACCTCTCGGAGACAAGTCACGCTGGGATCCTGCTCGAGGAGTACGCACGGCTCGGAAGGCCTATGCCCATCGCGATTGCCATCGGGCATCACCCAGCGTTCTACCTTGCCGCGGTCTCCTTGGGCCCATACGGCGCGGATGAGTACTCGCTCGCCGGAGGGTACCTGGGTGAGCCCGTCACGGTGGCCCGCGCCGTAGAATCGGGCCTCGAAGTCCCGGCCGAGTCGGAGATCCTGGTGGAAGGAGAAATTGTCCCGGGCGAACTTGACCATGAGGGGCCTTTCGGTGAGTTCACTGGCACCTATGGCCAGGTGCTGACGAATCCGGTCATCACCGTGAAGGCCATCACCATGCGACGCGACCCTATCTTCCTTGACATCTTTTCCGGCCACGCTGACCATCAGGTGCTTGCCGGAACCCCACGGCTTTCGTGGGTTTTCAGAGCAGCGCGTGCGGCGTGCCCGACTCTCTCGGAGGTATACATGCCGCCCTCTGGGTGCTGCCGGTTCTTCTGCTTCGTCTCCATAGACAAGAGGTTCGAAGGTGAGCCCAAGAATGTTGCCATGGCCGTGTTCGCGGCGGACTCCTGCGCGAGGTATGTGGTGGTGGTGGATGAGGACGTAGACGTCTTCGATGAGGAGGCAGTGATGCGAGCGATCGCCACCAACGTCCGAGTTCCGGCCGACACGTTTCTGGTGGAGAGGACCAAAGGCAGCCCACTGGATCCCACTGCTCAGGACGGACTGCTCGTCTCCAAGCTGGGGATAGACGCGACCCGCAAGAAGTCCGCGTCACGCAAGACGGTCTCTGTCGAGGAAGCCCGGGCGGTGGACCTCGACACAGTCTTCGGTCCAGCCTGGCGCGACGGACACTGCTGCGTTTGA
- a CDS encoding LacI family transcriptional regulator, which yields MAAGKSASLLDVARAAGVSLATASRVLSGSGYPVSAETARKVISAAERLEYQPNMLARNLKRQRSDVAGLVVRDMANPYFLEITRGVTERGNQLGLMIIICNTARDARVELEYHEMLWEHQVGGIILAGGGRRGADFRNALTRQAERFRTKGRPLVALAPQGIDLPGVMVDNRRLGRMLTEHLLGLGHAEVAFIGGPEDVVTSYERYLGYRDALRDAGIPESPHLVRWESFIWDGGYRAAVSLVEAGARFTAVCVSNDSMALGCLQALKERGMRVPEDVSVAGMGNLPFAEYSSPALTTAAIPLYDMGARAVDLVNQAMHGESLPERSVLLDPVLVERASTGPSPGR from the coding sequence ATGGCAGCAGGAAAGAGCGCGTCTCTGCTGGATGTGGCGCGCGCGGCCGGGGTATCGCTCGCGACGGCATCCCGTGTGCTCAGCGGGAGCGGATACCCGGTGAGCGCAGAGACTGCCCGCAAGGTGATCTCAGCTGCTGAGAGGCTCGAGTATCAGCCGAACATGCTTGCGAGGAACCTGAAGAGACAGAGAAGCGACGTGGCGGGCCTCGTAGTCCGCGACATGGCCAATCCATATTTCCTCGAGATCACCCGAGGGGTCACTGAACGAGGAAACCAGCTCGGCCTCATGATCATCATCTGCAATACCGCACGAGATGCCCGCGTTGAGCTTGAATACCATGAGATGCTGTGGGAGCACCAGGTCGGGGGGATTATCCTGGCAGGCGGGGGCAGACGCGGGGCGGACTTCCGGAACGCCCTGACCCGGCAGGCAGAGCGGTTCCGGACGAAGGGTCGACCTCTTGTGGCTTTGGCGCCCCAGGGCATTGATCTTCCAGGGGTCATGGTCGACAACAGGCGCCTCGGGCGGATGCTGACAGAACACCTCCTGGGCTTGGGCCATGCGGAGGTGGCGTTCATCGGGGGACCTGAAGACGTGGTGACCAGCTACGAGCGGTACCTGGGGTACAGGGATGCACTCAGGGATGCGGGGATACCGGAGTCGCCGCATCTTGTCAGATGGGAGTCGTTCATCTGGGACGGGGGTTACCGCGCGGCTGTGAGCCTTGTTGAGGCCGGGGCTAGGTTCACGGCTGTCTGCGTATCCAACGATAGCATGGCCCTTGGTTGCCTGCAGGCTCTGAAGGAGAGGGGGATGCGGGTCCCCGAGGACGTGTCAGTGGCCGGCATGGGGAACCTTCCGTTTGCTGAGTACTCCTCGCCCGCGCTGACAACCGCTGCCATACCCCTCTACGACATGGGAGCGCGAGCGGTTGACCTTGTGAACCAGGCCATGCATGGGGAGTCCCTCCCCGAGAGATCGGTTCTTTTGGATCCGGTCCTGGTGGAGCGGGCTTCCACGGGTCCGAGTCCGGGTAGATAA
- a CDS encoding dihydrodipicolinate synthase family protein, with the protein MGKQEWSGVFPAIAVPLKSDLSIDEPGFRRYVRWLAGIDGLKGLVVNGHTGEITCMSREERKRLAQIAVEEVEGKLSIVSGVSSESTAGAIEDALAAQEAGAAGILLMPPHLWLRFGMKKAAPVKFFSDVASAIDIKIIVHLYPAWCKAFYPVETLLEMAKIPNVVAVKMGTRDMAKYENDVLVLKKNAPHIALLSCHDEYLLPTLILGADGALVGFAGCVPELIVALWRAVEKQDMKEAVRLEEKVFPMKKAIYGMGEPSGEAHARLKEALFQMGIFDAAYMRPPVMPLDDEEKSRVTQALREVGLIK; encoded by the coding sequence ATGGGAAAGCAAGAATGGTCAGGTGTGTTTCCCGCGATAGCAGTCCCGCTTAAGTCGGATTTGTCCATCGACGAGCCGGGGTTCAGGCGGTATGTTCGGTGGCTCGCGGGGATTGACGGTCTCAAGGGGCTAGTGGTAAACGGACACACCGGCGAGATTACCTGCATGAGTCGGGAAGAGAGGAAACGGCTTGCCCAGATCGCTGTGGAGGAGGTGGAAGGCAAGCTCTCAATCGTCTCCGGGGTATCGAGCGAGAGCACAGCTGGAGCCATCGAGGACGCCCTCGCGGCGCAGGAGGCGGGCGCGGCGGGGATCCTGCTCATGCCGCCCCATCTCTGGCTCAGGTTCGGCATGAAGAAGGCCGCGCCGGTCAAGTTCTTCAGCGACGTAGCGTCGGCCATCGACATCAAGATCATTGTGCACCTGTACCCTGCATGGTGCAAGGCCTTCTATCCCGTGGAGACCCTGCTCGAAATGGCCAAGATCCCAAACGTGGTAGCGGTCAAGATGGGAACCCGAGACATGGCCAAGTACGAGAATGACGTGCTGGTGTTGAAGAAGAACGCACCCCACATTGCGCTTCTGTCCTGCCACGATGAGTACCTGCTCCCAACATTGATCCTTGGGGCGGACGGGGCGCTGGTCGGATTCGCCGGGTGCGTGCCCGAGCTCATTGTGGCCTTGTGGCGTGCGGTGGAGAAGCAGGACATGAAGGAAGCAGTCCGGCTCGAGGAGAAGGTCTTCCCGATGAAGAAGGCCATATACGGCATGGGCGAGCCGTCAGGTGAGGCACACGCCAGGCTGAAAGAGGCGCTCTTCCAGATGGGGATCTTCGATGCCGCATACATGCGCCCGCCGGTCATGCCCTTAGACGATGAGGAGAAATCCCGGGTGACTCAGGCGCTTCGGGAAGTCGGACTGATTAAATAG
- a CDS encoding TAXI family TRAP transporter solute-binding subunit: MKKAFRSSRAAALLSVLVLMAVVVGPVAAKVQMPRFLTIGTAGIGGAYYPIGVAMADLLTKQISGTNVTAQVTGGAVENVKLVSDRSLDLAITQSPMAYAGMHGTAPFDKKHTNVATLFSGLSEGVFHVVARQTPDIKSIADLKGKRVVMGPAGGGAINVMVDVLACYGLTLSDIKATYISYEEGCTALGDGQVDAVIVQSAAPAPAINQLAAAKKPFQVLSIEDQIVRKLITDFPYYGDIKLPAAMYGTARDVYTIYTTNMVIVRRDFSDDQVYEMTRILFENIDAVKNSHPSARGLTLEKAVRAVPIPLHPGAERYFREKGVLK; this comes from the coding sequence ATGAAGAAGGCTTTCCGGTCCTCAAGGGCGGCAGCTCTCCTTTCGGTGCTCGTGCTCATGGCGGTTGTCGTCGGCCCGGTTGCGGCGAAGGTTCAGATGCCCAGGTTTCTGACAATAGGAACAGCCGGGATCGGCGGTGCTTACTATCCGATCGGTGTGGCCATGGCCGACCTCTTGACCAAGCAGATTTCTGGCACTAACGTAACGGCGCAGGTCACTGGGGGTGCTGTCGAGAACGTCAAGCTCGTCTCAGACAGGTCTCTCGATCTCGCGATCACCCAGAGCCCGATGGCGTACGCCGGGATGCACGGGACGGCTCCGTTCGACAAGAAGCACACGAACGTTGCGACCCTCTTCTCCGGTCTGTCTGAGGGTGTCTTCCACGTGGTTGCGCGGCAGACTCCGGACATCAAGTCCATTGCAGATCTCAAAGGCAAGAGGGTCGTGATGGGGCCTGCAGGCGGCGGGGCCATCAACGTCATGGTCGACGTCCTGGCTTGTTACGGCCTGACTCTCTCCGACATCAAGGCGACTTACATCTCCTACGAGGAAGGCTGCACCGCACTGGGCGACGGGCAGGTGGATGCGGTGATAGTCCAGTCTGCTGCGCCCGCCCCGGCCATCAACCAGCTCGCGGCGGCCAAGAAGCCGTTCCAGGTGCTGTCCATCGAGGATCAGATCGTGCGTAAACTGATCACTGACTTCCCTTACTACGGTGACATCAAGCTTCCGGCGGCCATGTACGGAACGGCCCGGGACGTCTATACCATCTACACTACAAACATGGTAATCGTCCGGCGCGACTTCAGTGATGATCAGGTGTATGAGATGACGAGGATCCTGTTCGAGAACATTGACGCCGTGAAGAACTCGCACCCGTCGGCGAGGGGCCTCACCCTAGAGAAAGCGGTCCGTGCTGTTCCAATACCATTGCATCCAGGTGCGGAAAGGTACTTCCGCGAAAAGGGAGTGCTGAAGTAG
- a CDS encoding TRAP transporter permease, with protein sequence MSTSGSRGLQDAVLRAVLVASSLIFFYTAGFGQFSATTQRALHWTFMSSALFLTYRTRPRGRETGLSAAWDGMWLLLAVVTGLYILLTWSSRTLKVGDAPTMDIIVGIAAVLVVFEATRRATGYFLATTAAVFLAYALYGPYFPGWLGHRGISFSRMISFLCFTTEGIFGIPLGISSTYIVVFVLFGSFLEKFGGGQWFVDMSYAVAGRYRGGPAKTSVISSALMGMLSGAPVANVVTTGTFTIPLMKKVGYKPWVAGAVEAVASTGGMFTPPVMGAGAFIMAEYLGTTYSKVAIAAAVPAFLYYYALMLAVDAHAVRGGLKGLPGSELPSVRRTMADRGHLAIPLIFLISAILLGWSPMKAAFWASILTIAVAFLKANTRPNLSAFLKALESGSREVVPIAAACAAAGIIVGSISITGLGPKISSSLMELSRGNVMLALSFTALATLILGCAMPPTAVYIIVVAILAQPLQSMGLMPIAVHLFIFIFASVAALTPPVAITAYAGAGIAGADPNRTGFTAFRLGLSAYIIPFMFATAPALIMQGDVSAVAAAVLTALFGVSCLVAAVEGFLMCKWYTLPRVLLGTAALLLIRPGLRTDLVGLALVASAVALNMASTRGVGIPRSG encoded by the coding sequence ATGAGCACCTCGGGAAGCAGGGGCCTTCAGGATGCGGTTCTACGGGCCGTCCTCGTGGCGAGTTCGCTGATCTTCTTCTACACGGCGGGGTTCGGGCAGTTCTCAGCCACGACCCAGCGGGCGCTCCACTGGACTTTCATGTCCTCGGCGCTGTTCCTCACATACCGGACGAGGCCTCGGGGCCGGGAGACTGGGCTCTCAGCGGCCTGGGACGGTATGTGGCTTCTGCTCGCCGTGGTCACGGGGTTGTACATACTCCTTACATGGTCGAGTCGGACGCTCAAGGTTGGGGACGCGCCGACGATGGATATCATAGTGGGCATCGCGGCCGTGCTCGTGGTCTTCGAGGCCACTAGGCGAGCCACAGGTTACTTCCTCGCCACGACGGCAGCGGTCTTCCTCGCCTACGCCCTGTACGGCCCCTACTTCCCGGGGTGGCTCGGCCACAGGGGGATCTCCTTCTCCAGGATGATCTCGTTCCTGTGCTTCACTACAGAGGGCATCTTCGGGATCCCCCTTGGCATCTCGTCTACCTATATTGTTGTGTTCGTCCTTTTCGGCTCGTTTTTGGAGAAGTTCGGGGGCGGGCAGTGGTTTGTGGACATGTCGTACGCCGTGGCGGGGCGGTACCGCGGCGGTCCCGCGAAGACGTCGGTCATCTCAAGCGCGCTCATGGGGATGCTCTCCGGGGCTCCGGTTGCGAACGTGGTGACCACGGGTACGTTCACGATCCCACTGATGAAAAAGGTGGGCTACAAGCCCTGGGTTGCCGGGGCGGTCGAGGCGGTTGCGTCCACCGGCGGGATGTTCACTCCTCCGGTCATGGGGGCGGGCGCTTTCATAATGGCTGAATACCTGGGCACCACATATTCGAAGGTGGCGATCGCCGCAGCGGTACCGGCGTTTCTGTACTACTACGCCCTGATGCTTGCGGTGGACGCCCACGCGGTCCGAGGGGGGCTGAAAGGGCTTCCCGGGTCCGAATTGCCGAGTGTAAGGCGGACTATGGCGGACCGGGGTCACCTGGCAATCCCTCTCATCTTCCTCATATCCGCCATCCTGCTTGGTTGGAGCCCCATGAAGGCCGCATTCTGGGCGAGCATCCTCACAATCGCAGTGGCGTTCTTGAAGGCCAACACCAGGCCCAACCTGTCCGCCTTCCTGAAGGCATTGGAGAGCGGCTCTCGGGAGGTCGTCCCGATCGCGGCCGCGTGCGCCGCGGCGGGCATAATCGTCGGCTCCATATCCATCACCGGCCTGGGTCCCAAGATCTCCAGCAGTCTCATGGAGTTGTCCCGGGGCAATGTCATGCTTGCACTGTCGTTCACAGCCCTTGCCACCTTGATCCTGGGCTGCGCCATGCCTCCCACAGCAGTATACATCATCGTCGTGGCAATACTGGCACAACCCCTGCAATCCATGGGCCTGATGCCCATCGCGGTTCACCTGTTCATCTTCATCTTCGCTTCTGTCGCCGCCCTGACCCCGCCCGTGGCCATCACGGCCTACGCGGGTGCTGGCATTGCCGGGGCGGACCCCAACCGGACGGGCTTCACAGCGTTCCGGCTGGGCCTTTCCGCATACATCATCCCGTTCATGTTCGCCACTGCCCCTGCGCTAATCATGCAGGGCGATGTGTCCGCGGTGGCGGCAGCGGTCTTGACTGCTCTCTTCGGGGTGAGCTGCCTCGTCGCGGCGGTGGAAGGGTTTCTAATGTGCAAGTGGTATACACTACCCAGAGTGTTGCTGGGAACAGCCGCGCTCCTGCTCATTAGGCCCGGCCTCAGGACAGACCTGGTGGGGTTGGCGCTCGTCGCGTCCGCTGTAGCGCTCAACATGGCGTCAACCCGGGGCGTCGGTATTCCGCGATCTGGCTGA
- a CDS encoding cupin domain-containing protein, whose amino-acid sequence MFFKRQDIPVDTMLPGVSRRIMAHESKLMMVEVYFDAGAVVPAHAHPHEQASYVVSGKVRVNVGGKEAVCEAGDSFFSKSGVEHSVAAFERSVVVDVFTPQREDFLKK is encoded by the coding sequence GTGTTTTTCAAACGGCAGGACATACCCGTCGACACCATGCTCCCGGGGGTTTCCCGAAGGATCATGGCGCACGAGAGCAAGCTCATGATGGTGGAAGTGTATTTCGATGCCGGGGCGGTGGTGCCCGCTCATGCTCACCCGCATGAGCAAGCAAGTTATGTAGTAAGCGGAAAGGTCAGAGTAAATGTAGGCGGGAAGGAAGCCGTGTGCGAGGCCGGGGATAGCTTCTTCTCCAAGTCCGGCGTGGAGCACAGCGTGGCCGCCTTCGAGCGGTCAGTGGTAGTGGACGTGTTCACTCCGCAGAGAGAGGATTTCCTGAAGAAGTAG
- a CDS encoding HAD family hydrolase — protein sequence MVRTVMFDLDGTLIHFEFEGFMRAYLAAVGARVAPVMDPRRFVSQLLKSTEAMMANLDPNRTNQEVFMEDFFSKMDLPQDVLMPVIDSFYREDFPNLAGTLGIRPLPAARPVLEDLFRRGYEVVIATNPVFPRVATEERLRWGGIGDLPFRLVTVYEDCHFCKPNPEYYEEVLSMIGRKPEECIMVGNDVDEDLAAGELGIKTYLVEDCLMGSGALGFKPDYRGKFNDLVGFFISDEFAKL from the coding sequence GTGGTCCGCACCGTCATGTTCGATCTGGACGGGACTCTGATCCATTTCGAGTTCGAAGGATTTATGAGGGCCTACCTTGCAGCTGTTGGCGCCCGAGTTGCTCCGGTGATGGATCCCAGGCGGTTTGTCTCGCAGCTGTTGAAGTCGACGGAGGCCATGATGGCCAACCTGGACCCAAACCGGACGAACCAGGAAGTCTTCATGGAAGACTTCTTCTCCAAGATGGACCTTCCTCAAGATGTCCTGATGCCGGTCATAGATTCATTCTACCGCGAAGACTTCCCGAATCTCGCCGGCACGCTCGGCATAAGGCCGTTGCCTGCCGCCAGGCCCGTGTTGGAGGACCTCTTCCGCCGGGGATATGAGGTCGTAATCGCTACGAACCCGGTGTTTCCGCGGGTAGCCACGGAGGAGCGCTTGCGATGGGGCGGAATTGGAGACCTCCCATTCAGGCTGGTAACTGTGTATGAAGACTGCCATTTCTGTAAACCCAACCCCGAGTACTACGAAGAGGTGCTGTCGATGATCGGGCGGAAGCCCGAAGAGTGTATCATGGTGGGAAACGACGTCGACGAGGACCTTGCCGCCGGGGAACTAGGCATCAAGACCTATCTCGTCGAGGATTGCCTGATGGGAAGCGGCGCGCTGGGCTTCAAGCCTGATTACCGAGGCAAGTTCAACGACCTGGTTGGGTTCTTCATTTCCGATGAGTTCGCAAAGCTTTAG
- the sfsA gene encoding DNA/RNA nuclease SfsA — protein sequence MAGLFVARPNRFLGVVSVDGVEIEAHIADPGRLEELLVPGRRAWVSPAPEGAQSRRKTQFDMVAVESGQTIVSVDTQVPNRLALLGLREGAFEGLQEYREIAREWRYGKSRIDFRLSGDQLPDCLLEVKSVTLVEDGRALFPDAPTTRGARHLGELASASRSGLRAEVLFLVQRDDARECAPNVRTDPEFAEALYLTAAAGVGVRAHICHVTPGRVCLGPPIPVDIPGWAP from the coding sequence TTGGCGGGCCTCTTTGTGGCCAGGCCCAACCGGTTCCTGGGCGTAGTATCGGTCGATGGTGTCGAGATAGAGGCCCACATAGCGGATCCGGGCCGCCTTGAGGAGTTGTTGGTGCCCGGGCGGCGGGCGTGGGTTTCTCCGGCGCCGGAGGGCGCTCAGAGCCGCCGGAAGACCCAATTCGACATGGTGGCCGTGGAGTCCGGCCAAACAATCGTCTCCGTGGATACGCAGGTTCCCAACAGACTCGCGCTCCTCGGGCTTCGCGAAGGGGCCTTCGAGGGGCTGCAAGAGTACCGCGAAATTGCCAGGGAATGGCGGTACGGCAAGAGCAGAATAGACTTCCGACTCTCAGGGGACCAGTTGCCTGACTGCCTGTTGGAAGTGAAATCGGTAACCCTAGTCGAAGATGGCCGGGCCCTGTTCCCAGACGCCCCCACCACGCGAGGCGCTAGGCACCTCGGAGAACTCGCTTCGGCGTCCCGTTCGGGACTCAGGGCGGAAGTACTGTTCCTGGTTCAGCGAGATGATGCCAGGGAATGCGCGCCTAACGTTCGCACAGACCCTGAGTTCGCGGAAGCCCTTTACCTCACAGCCGCGGCGGGGGTGGGGGTCCGCGCCCACATATGTCACGTAACTCCCGGCAGAGTCTGCCTTGGCCCGCCCATCCCTGTTGACATTCCCGGGTGGGCGCCATGA
- a CDS encoding DNA-binding protein produces MQDRVQSKSGKRGKTVVFRLGPGVDLMEGLTRVCLEHGIKSGVVNSCVGSLNGCKLFTPVILPDSKFGAGYGDPIVREGPIELLSVNGMVCFLEDGRLAPHLHFVVSDERGNTFGGHLANEGNRCLITVEGSITEFEGVSCVRRYDEETELVMLSPE; encoded by the coding sequence GTGCAGGACCGAGTTCAGAGCAAGAGCGGCAAGCGGGGCAAGACCGTAGTCTTTCGGCTCGGGCCAGGCGTTGACCTCATGGAAGGGCTGACTCGCGTGTGCTTGGAGCACGGCATCAAGAGCGGAGTCGTGAATTCGTGCGTAGGTAGCCTCAATGGATGCAAGCTATTCACCCCCGTCATCCTGCCGGACTCCAAGTTCGGCGCGGGGTACGGCGATCCCATTGTCCGGGAAGGGCCCATTGAGCTCCTGTCCGTCAACGGGATGGTCTGCTTTCTTGAAGACGGCCGCCTTGCCCCGCACCTACATTTCGTCGTCAGCGACGAGCGTGGAAACACCTTCGGCGGGCATCTTGCGAATGAAGGGAACAGATGCCTCATAACGGTGGAAGGCTCCATAACCGAGTTCGAGGGCGTATCCTGCGTTCGCCGCTACGACGAGGAGACAGAGCTTGTGATGCTGTCGCCCGAATAG